One window of the Sporichthya brevicatena genome contains the following:
- the truB gene encoding tRNA pseudouridine(55) synthase TruB, with protein MTSHDVVGRIRKLAGTRKVGHAGTLDPMATGVLVVGTERATRLLGHLAGGDKTYAATIRLGVATDTDDAMGSPTSTADASGVPDEAIAQGVAALTGDIEQVPSAISAIKVDGKRAYSRVRAGEEVELAARAVRVDRFEVLATRREGEYVDLDVEVDCSTGTYIRALARDLGAGLGVGGHLTALRRTRVGPFGVDEARSLEELAEELTLVPLNRAARAVFPSRDVDADAARILVHGGWLPAELAGVPGETGPTAVFGPDDWFCGLVEVRSGRARPVAVFGDT; from the coding sequence ATGACCTCCCACGACGTGGTCGGGCGGATCCGCAAGCTCGCGGGCACCCGCAAGGTCGGCCACGCCGGGACGCTGGACCCGATGGCGACCGGGGTGCTGGTCGTCGGGACGGAGCGCGCGACGCGGCTGCTCGGGCACCTCGCCGGCGGGGACAAGACGTACGCGGCCACGATCCGGCTCGGCGTCGCCACCGACACCGACGACGCGATGGGGTCGCCCACGTCGACCGCCGACGCGTCCGGGGTCCCGGACGAGGCGATCGCGCAGGGTGTGGCCGCCCTGACCGGTGACATCGAGCAGGTTCCGTCGGCGATCAGCGCGATCAAGGTCGACGGCAAGCGGGCCTACAGCCGCGTGCGCGCCGGCGAGGAGGTCGAGCTCGCGGCCCGCGCGGTGCGGGTCGACCGGTTCGAGGTGCTCGCCACCCGGCGCGAGGGCGAGTACGTCGACCTCGACGTCGAGGTGGACTGCTCCACCGGCACCTACATCCGGGCGCTGGCCCGGGACCTCGGCGCCGGCCTCGGCGTCGGGGGACACCTGACGGCGCTGCGGCGCACCCGCGTCGGCCCGTTCGGGGTCGACGAGGCCCGCTCGCTCGAGGAGTTGGCCGAGGAGCTCACGCTCGTCCCGCTGAACCGCGCCGCCCGCGCGGTCTTCCCCTCGCGGGACGTCGACGCGGACGCGGCGCGCATCCTCGTCCACGGCGGCTGGCTGCCTGCGGAGCTGGCCGGCGTGCCGGGGGAGACGGGCCCGACCGCGGTCTTCGGGCCCGACGACTGGTTCTGCGGACTGGTCGAGGTCCGCAGCGGCCGGGCACGCCCCGTCGCGGTGTTCGGCGACACCTGA
- the rbfA gene encoding 30S ribosome-binding factor RbfA, translating into MPSPGAQARARKLADRIKVIVAETLELKVKDPRLGFVTITDTRVTGDFREATVFYTVYGTDEERAGTAAALESAKGVLRSEVGRQTGVKHTPSLTFVADALPETSKSIEDLLAKAAAADAELHRRAEGAQYAGDADPYRKPPEPDAEDTEDTEDAEG; encoded by the coding sequence ATGCCGAGCCCCGGTGCGCAGGCCCGCGCGCGCAAGCTGGCGGACCGCATCAAGGTCATCGTTGCCGAGACCTTGGAGCTCAAGGTCAAGGACCCGCGCCTCGGGTTCGTCACGATCACCGACACCCGCGTGACCGGTGACTTCCGCGAGGCGACGGTCTTCTACACGGTTTATGGGACCGACGAGGAGCGCGCGGGCACGGCCGCCGCGCTGGAGAGCGCCAAGGGCGTCCTGCGTTCCGAGGTCGGCCGCCAGACGGGCGTCAAGCACACCCCGTCGCTCACCTTCGTCGCCGACGCCCTGCCCGAGACCTCGAAGTCGATCGAGGACCTGCTGGCCAAGGCCGCGGCCGCGGACGCCGAACTCCACCGCCGCGCCGAGGGCGCGCAGTACGCCGGCGACGCCGACCCGTACCGGAAGCCGCCGGAGCCGGACGCCGAGGACACCGAGGACACCGAGGACGCCGAGGGATGA